In the Chroococcidiopsis sp. SAG 2025 genome, one interval contains:
- a CDS encoding transposase: protein MSNKRKQYSPQFKAKVALEAIRGEKTVSELASQHEVHPTMINNWKRQLLEEASTLFEKGSEANKVEENQQAQIDELYRQIGQLKVEQDF, encoded by the coding sequence ATGAGTAACAAACGCAAGCAGTACAGCCCACAATTTAAAGCCAAAGTCGCACTAGAAGCTATTCGAGGTGAGAAAACCGTTTCAGAATTGGCAAGCCAGCACGAAGTGCATCCAACCATGATTAACAACTGGAAGCGGCAGTTGTTAGAGGAAGCTAGTACGCTATTTGAGAAGGGTAGTGAGGCAAATAAAGTTGAGGAGAACCAACAAGCCCAAATAGACGAGTTGTATCGGCAGATTGGGCAGTTGAAGGTAGAACAGGATTTTTAG
- a CDS encoding ArsJ-associated glyceraldehyde-3-phosphate dehydrogenase, whose amino-acid sequence MGIRVGINGFGRMGRLALRAAWGWSELDFVHINEIKGGAVAAAHLLKFDSVHGRWSPEVAAEGDRISIDGKYLSFSESPTPGEVPWDELGVDLVLECSGKFRTPTLLEPYFKRGVQKVIVAAPVKEEALNIVMGVNDRLYEHDKHHLLTAASCTTNCLAPVVKVIHEGLGIRHGVITTVHNHTNTQTIVDAPHKDLRRARATGLSLIPTTTGSATAIGLIYPELQGKLNGLAVRVPLLNASLTDCVFEVARPTTVEEINGLLKTAAEGELKGILGYEERPLVSVDYKDDPRSAVVDAPSTMVVDETQVKVLAWYDNEWGYANRMVELARKIARCY is encoded by the coding sequence ATGGGAATTCGAGTTGGCATCAACGGCTTTGGAAGAATGGGGCGATTAGCATTAAGGGCTGCCTGGGGATGGTCGGAACTAGACTTCGTACATATCAACGAAATTAAAGGTGGTGCAGTCGCTGCTGCCCATTTACTTAAATTTGATTCGGTTCACGGTCGTTGGTCACCAGAAGTAGCAGCGGAGGGCGATCGCATTTCCATTGACGGCAAGTATTTGAGTTTCAGCGAGTCCCCCACACCAGGAGAAGTCCCGTGGGATGAGTTGGGAGTCGATCTCGTATTGGAGTGTTCTGGTAAATTCCGCACCCCAACTTTACTCGAACCCTATTTTAAGCGGGGAGTGCAAAAAGTTATTGTGGCTGCACCCGTTAAGGAAGAGGCGTTAAATATCGTTATGGGAGTCAATGATCGCCTCTACGAACATGACAAGCACCACTTACTCACAGCGGCTTCCTGTACCACAAACTGTCTGGCTCCAGTTGTAAAAGTCATCCATGAGGGATTGGGAATTCGACATGGAGTCATTACCACAGTCCACAACCACACCAACACGCAGACAATCGTAGACGCACCGCATAAAGACTTGCGACGGGCGCGAGCGACGGGTTTATCTTTAATTCCCACTACAACGGGTTCCGCTACAGCAATCGGGTTAATTTATCCCGAACTGCAAGGTAAGCTCAACGGTTTGGCAGTGCGAGTGCCGTTATTAAATGCTTCCCTCACTGATTGCGTGTTTGAAGTCGCGCGTCCCACCACAGTAGAAGAAATTAACGGTTTGCTCAAAACTGCGGCAGAAGGAGAACTCAAAGGCATTCTCGGTTACGAAGAACGTCCCTTAGTTTCTGTAGACTACAAAGACGATCCGCGATCGGCTGTTGTGGATGCACCATCAACAATGGTCGTCGATGAAACACAAGTCAAAGTTTTAGCCTGGTATGACAACGAATGGGGCTATGCAAATCGCATGGTTGAACTTGCCCGCAAGATTGCCCGTTGCTACTAA
- the arsJ gene encoding organoarsenical effux MFS transporter ArsJ has protein sequence MTSSAGNKANLRNYALVTAAYWGFTITDGALRMLVLLHFHLLGYTPLQIAMLFLFYEIFGVVTNLFGGWIGSQFGLKLTLYGGIGLQVFALAMLALLNPEWAVWLQVTYVMVAQAFSGIAKDLTKMSSKSAIRLVVPQEAQSSLFKWVAILTGSKNALKGVGFFVGSVLLAQFGFVNALLIMAGGLCLILGTGVLLPQGMGKIKAKVKFTQLFSKSREINILSAARFFLFGARDVWFVVALPVFLYSTLGWTFEQVGGFMACWVIGYGTVQFLAPNLLRWLGSGAAPQGRTIQIWTFVLSAIPAAIALSLQLRISPALTIVVGLAIFGVIFAFNSAIHSYLVLAYTDDDKVALNVGFYYMANSGGRLAGTVLSGLIFQLFGLVGCLWVSMVFVLAAAAISLKLPDPQPQKAIAWKAGDD, from the coding sequence ATGACTTCCAGTGCTGGAAATAAAGCCAATTTGCGTAACTATGCCCTCGTTACTGCTGCCTACTGGGGCTTCACAATTACCGATGGAGCGTTGCGGATGTTGGTGCTACTGCACTTTCATCTGCTGGGCTACACTCCTTTGCAAATCGCCATGCTGTTTCTGTTTTACGAAATTTTTGGCGTTGTCACCAATTTGTTCGGAGGCTGGATCGGTTCTCAATTTGGTCTGAAGCTAACTCTCTACGGCGGGATCGGGTTACAAGTTTTTGCTTTAGCTATGCTGGCGCTGCTCAATCCAGAATGGGCTGTGTGGTTGCAAGTCACCTACGTGATGGTCGCGCAAGCCTTTTCTGGAATTGCCAAAGACTTGACCAAGATGAGTTCTAAGAGTGCGATTCGCTTGGTCGTACCTCAGGAGGCACAGTCGTCACTGTTTAAATGGGTGGCAATTTTGACTGGTTCAAAAAATGCTCTAAAGGGGGTTGGCTTTTTTGTTGGTAGCGTTTTGCTGGCTCAATTTGGCTTTGTCAATGCCCTACTGATAATGGCAGGTGGGCTTTGCCTCATCCTAGGTACGGGGGTACTACTGCCGCAAGGCATGGGTAAGATTAAGGCGAAAGTTAAATTTACCCAACTCTTTTCTAAAAGTAGGGAGATTAACATTCTCTCTGCGGCTCGTTTCTTTCTCTTCGGTGCGAGGGATGTTTGGTTTGTAGTTGCCCTCCCCGTGTTTCTCTACAGCACGCTTGGCTGGACGTTCGAGCAGGTAGGGGGATTCATGGCTTGCTGGGTGATTGGCTACGGGACAGTACAGTTTTTAGCGCCCAATCTGCTGCGCTGGTTGGGTTCGGGAGCGGCTCCCCAAGGGAGAACGATTCAAATTTGGACGTTTGTGCTGAGTGCGATTCCCGCCGCGATCGCCCTTTCCCTTCAACTCAGAATTTCCCCAGCTTTAACAATTGTGGTAGGACTAGCAATTTTTGGGGTTATCTTTGCCTTCAATTCAGCAATTCATTCCTATCTCGTCCTTGCCTACACCGATGATGACAAGGTGGCATTAAATGTTGGCTTCTACTATATGGCTAACTCTGGTGGGCGCTTAGCGGGTACAGTGCTATCTGGTTTGATCTTTCAGCTATTTGGCTTAGTGGGTTGTTTGTGGGTGTCGATGGTATTCGTACTTGCGGCGGCTGCAATTTCTTTGAAATTACCCGATCCACAACCCCAAAAAGCGATCGCCTGGAAAGCTGGAGATGATTAA
- the arsB gene encoding ACR3 family arsenite efflux transporter yields the protein MSINSSASKAIVNRLSFFEKYLTVWVFLCIIAGILLGRLFPGVAVALDAMSIYQVSIPIAICLFFMMYPIMVKIDFTQATNAIRSPKPVILTLVVNWLIKPFTMVVFAQVFLGWLFRPLLTGTEIIRGSEIVLANSYIAGAILLGIAPCTAMVLMWGYLSYGNQGHTLVMVAVNSLAMLFLYAPLGRWLLAANDLSVPWETIVLSVLIYVGLPLAAGMYSRYWILKHKGREWFERRFLKYLSPVAIAALLITLVLLFAFKGELIVNNPIHIVLIAVPLFIQTNFIFLISYVAALKLKLAYEDAAPAALIGASNHFEVAIATAVMLFGLNSGAALATVVGVLIEVPVMLMLVEICKRTAAWFPREPEKASLRDPRCVSAFR from the coding sequence ATGAGTATTAACAGTTCTGCATCAAAGGCGATTGTCAACCGTCTGAGTTTTTTTGAAAAATACCTGACTGTCTGGGTTTTTTTGTGTATTATTGCCGGAATTCTGTTAGGTAGGTTGTTTCCGGGCGTAGCAGTGGCTCTCGATGCCATGAGCATTTATCAGGTGTCAATTCCGATCGCTATTTGCCTATTTTTCATGATGTACCCAATCATGGTGAAGATCGACTTCACTCAGGCAACAAACGCAATTCGATCGCCCAAACCCGTAATTCTCACTTTGGTAGTGAATTGGTTAATTAAACCATTCACGATGGTGGTATTCGCGCAGGTTTTTTTGGGATGGTTATTTCGTCCTTTGCTAACTGGTACAGAAATTATCCGAGGTAGCGAAATTGTGTTGGCGAATTCCTACATTGCTGGGGCAATCTTACTAGGTATAGCCCCTTGTACGGCAATGGTATTGATGTGGGGTTATCTCTCTTATGGTAATCAAGGACATACGCTGGTGATGGTAGCAGTAAATTCTCTAGCCATGCTGTTTTTATATGCGCCGTTGGGAAGGTGGTTGTTAGCAGCAAACGATCTCAGCGTACCTTGGGAAACCATTGTATTATCGGTACTGATTTATGTTGGCTTGCCTTTAGCTGCGGGAATGTACAGTCGTTATTGGATACTGAAACATAAGGGTAGAGAGTGGTTTGAACGGCGGTTTTTAAAATATCTCAGTCCCGTTGCGATTGCTGCACTTTTAATTACTCTCGTGTTGCTGTTTGCCTTCAAAGGTGAGCTAATTGTCAACAATCCCATACATATCGTTTTAATTGCCGTACCACTGTTTATCCAAACGAATTTTATTTTTCTAATTTCCTACGTAGCAGCATTAAAACTCAAACTTGCTTATGAAGATGCTGCACCTGCGGCATTAATCGGAGCCAGCAATCATTTTGAAGTGGCGATCGCCACAGCGGTGATGTTATTCGGTTTGAATTCTGGCGCTGCTTTGGCTACTGTGGTGGGAGTCTTAATCGAAGTACCAGTCATGCTCATGCTAGTAGAAATTTGTAAGCGTACAGCAGCTTGGTTTCCTCGCGAGCCAGAAAAAGCTTCTCTGCGCGATCCGCGTTGTGTCAGTGCTTTTAGGTGA
- the arsM gene encoding arsenite methyltransferase, with protein sequence MDSNAVRQNVRTAYGKIAQQQTGCGCGTPTADTTEFAVALGYAEEELNTIPAEANLGLSCGNPTDLAQLKPGEIVLDLGSGAGFDCFIAATKVGATGKAIGVDMTPEMIAKATENAQKSNVQNVEFRLGEIENLPVADETVDVVISNCVINLSPDKPKVFQEIYRVLKPNGRIAISDTALKQQLSESVRQDIAAYVGCVAGALLVDEYQKIVETAGFQNVKLAVRQASSCCGDAEIKDPIGQAIVAASGVNATWQNCVISVYVEGDK encoded by the coding sequence ATGGACAGTAACGCAGTCAGACAAAACGTGAGAACGGCTTACGGTAAAATTGCTCAACAACAGACAGGTTGTGGCTGTGGTACTCCTACCGCTGACACAACAGAATTTGCTGTTGCTTTAGGTTATGCAGAAGAAGAACTCAATACAATTCCAGCCGAGGCAAATTTAGGATTGAGTTGTGGTAATCCTACCGATTTAGCGCAACTCAAGCCAGGTGAGATTGTTCTCGATTTAGGTTCGGGTGCGGGTTTTGATTGTTTTATTGCTGCGACGAAAGTTGGTGCTACAGGCAAAGCGATCGGTGTAGATATGACACCAGAGATGATCGCCAAAGCAACAGAAAACGCTCAAAAATCGAATGTACAAAATGTAGAATTTAGATTGGGAGAAATTGAAAACTTACCCGTAGCAGACGAGACTGTAGACGTAGTTATTAGTAATTGTGTCATCAACCTATCTCCCGATAAGCCAAAAGTCTTCCAAGAAATTTATCGAGTTTTAAAACCAAATGGCAGAATTGCCATTTCCGATACAGCACTCAAACAGCAACTTTCTGAGTCAGTGCGACAAGATATTGCTGCTTATGTTGGTTGTGTAGCTGGTGCTTTATTAGTAGATGAATACCAAAAGATTGTCGAAACTGCTGGATTTCAAAATGTCAAGTTAGCAGTCAGGCAAGCATCTTCTTGTTGCGGAGATGCAGAAATAAAAGATCCAATAGGGCAAGCAATTGTGGCTGCGTCAGGTGTTAATGCAACTTGGCAAAATTGCGTTATTAGCGTCTACGTAGAAGGAGATAAGTAA
- a CDS encoding glycosyltransferase — MNRTDTPRRVFQHGKKNWRDRKASSYQSWLFERFHQPLVTTPPLSQCEVCVIVPVRNEADNLESTLLALYNQLDLTGKSLDCNRYEIVLLANNCNDESAAIARNFATTHPALVLHVVEKIFPAAEAYIGRVRQVLMDEAYRRLSSIGGKRRVIASTDGDSRVTPTWIAAILDEIASGADAVGGRIITDREGRTALDPYTRACHLREVGYRFLIAELEAYIDPNPVDLIPRHFQHYGASLAVTVEMYAQAGGMQPVRTPEDVAFYQALLRVNARFRHSTRVRVFTSARTTGRTDVGLANQLSKWVEMGRSQQQFLVESAAEVEARFEWRHQLRVLWWSYLYDYQPTHNAIALVANAVGVNWQWLMSELAQPQTFGLLWEKVEQRQQVEGVWRQRWQLIPIQEAISALRIRLEKLRHQRRKGKVKSQKAKVKKVNFSTDTAFSYCHRTS; from the coding sequence ATGAATCGGACTGACACGCCTCGGCGTGTTTTTCAGCATGGCAAAAAGAATTGGCGCGATCGCAAAGCATCATCCTATCAAAGTTGGTTGTTCGAGCGATTTCATCAGCCTTTAGTTACAACTCCGCCACTATCCCAGTGCGAAGTTTGCGTTATCGTTCCCGTGCGTAATGAAGCCGATAATTTAGAGAGTACGCTCTTGGCTTTGTACAATCAGCTCGATTTAACTGGAAAGTCGCTCGATTGCAATCGCTATGAGATCGTGCTGCTGGCAAATAATTGCAATGACGAATCGGCTGCGATCGCGCGCAATTTTGCGACTACTCATCCCGCTCTGGTTCTACACGTAGTTGAAAAAATATTTCCTGCGGCTGAGGCTTATATCGGTCGAGTGCGTCAAGTCCTGATGGACGAAGCTTATCGTCGTCTAAGTTCTATTGGTGGTAAAAGACGAGTCATTGCCTCTACAGATGGGGATTCGCGAGTTACGCCGACTTGGATCGCTGCTATCTTAGACGAAATCGCCAGCGGTGCTGACGCTGTAGGAGGACGAATTATTACAGATCGTGAAGGTCGCACGGCTTTAGATCCTTATACAAGAGCTTGCCATCTGCGCGAAGTCGGCTACCGCTTTCTTATTGCCGAATTAGAAGCTTATATAGACCCCAATCCAGTCGATCTCATCCCCCGCCACTTTCAACACTACGGGGCGAGCCTTGCCGTCACAGTGGAGATGTATGCTCAAGCAGGAGGAATGCAACCAGTCCGCACTCCTGAAGATGTAGCGTTCTACCAAGCACTATTGCGAGTCAATGCCCGTTTTCGTCACAGTACCCGCGTGCGTGTCTTCACATCAGCTCGGACTACAGGACGCACAGATGTAGGATTGGCAAACCAACTGAGCAAGTGGGTGGAAATGGGGCGATCGCAGCAACAATTTTTGGTAGAGTCGGCGGCTGAAGTAGAAGCTCGATTTGAGTGGCGACATCAGCTGAGAGTTCTGTGGTGGAGTTATCTTTATGACTACCAACCAACCCACAACGCGATCGCTCTGGTAGCAAATGCTGTGGGTGTGAATTGGCAATGGTTAATGTCAGAGTTAGCTCAACCTCAGACCTTCGGTTTACTTTGGGAAAAGGTAGAACAGCGTCAACAAGTAGAAGGAGTCTGGAGGCAGCGTTGGCAACTCATCCCAATTCAGGAAGCAATCTCAGCTCTGCGCATTCGTTTAGAGAAATTGCGTCACCAGCGAAGAAAGGGAAAAGTTAAAAGTCAAAAGGCAAAAGTCAAAAAAGTAAATTTCAGTACAGATACCGCTTTTAGCTACTGCCATAGAACAAGTTAA
- a CDS encoding class I SAM-dependent methyltransferase: MALLREELPPDRKTSEEERFQDDYYSYFEAPENATRYAPSVWFINEAFQQQSFSVLDLGCGNAALSKYLPERCEYVGVDHSEVAIEQCISLYPNKQFIAKDLSILLPELASENKKFDAVVLAGLLFHNVDKETLEKKDDRDLIQFCLSQLTSEKGYLVIIVPFAYGNHPSHNLFVRAEWLQKLVEDMLNAAKAKIVYENISLQIGLDEKVRQQKQIPDWFVADSNADYANNYAGTYMAAWTFIASAKG; this comes from the coding sequence ATGGCATTATTGAGGGAAGAGTTACCACCCGACCGGAAAACCTCTGAAGAAGAACGTTTTCAAGATGACTATTATTCTTACTTTGAGGCTCCTGAAAATGCTACGCGGTATGCCCCTTCAGTTTGGTTCATCAATGAGGCTTTTCAGCAACAGTCATTTTCCGTACTAGATTTGGGATGTGGCAACGCCGCTTTGAGTAAATATTTACCAGAGCGTTGTGAATATGTTGGAGTCGATCATAGTGAAGTAGCGATCGAACAATGTATAAGCCTATATCCTAACAAGCAATTCATTGCCAAAGATTTATCAATATTACTACCGGAACTTGCTTCAGAAAATAAGAAGTTTGATGCAGTAGTACTAGCTGGGCTACTATTCCACAATGTTGATAAAGAAACTTTAGAGAAAAAAGACGATCGAGACCTGATTCAATTTTGTTTGAGTCAGTTGACAAGCGAAAAGGGATATTTGGTTATTATTGTGCCTTTTGCCTATGGCAACCATCCATCGCACAATCTGTTTGTTCGAGCCGAATGGTTGCAAAAGTTAGTAGAAGATATGCTGAATGCGGCAAAGGCAAAAATTGTCTACGAAAATATCTCTCTCCAAATCGGGTTGGATGAAAAAGTTCGGCAGCAGAAGCAAATTCCTGACTGGTTTGTGGCAGATAGCAATGCAGATTATGCCAACAATTATGCTGGAACGTATATGGCGGCTTGGACGTTTATTGCTTCAGCTAAGGGGTAA
- a CDS encoding iron-containing redox enzyme family protein, with protein sequence MHSDIVTSSAEPKITPTLTATQYYEQVEQQFIQLLEMEDLDRKLTAQPQIATEFEKAIATAIETAYLADLKISSDDAAHLFLQRVLYRINRLKLFWYDDLRRYTNERSPYLSKVRDRIEEVWQQWELSQFDLVTFQGIDIRQALLDRVAVDLEPPLSDDARYFRDRVGEAGYRRLLAIASLDGLVEASQLSRTLGGVANEVHSVLTRLLVEEYGGGRLARKHSSHFTTMLEALEMQTQPEAYFDLVPWELLASINHSFLLTERKRYFLRYIGGLLYGELSVPAGFRNYRAAGERLGLSANAMSYWDLHIKVDELHGRWMLDDVALPLISQYSHDAWEMVLGYDQQKFLSDRAGAAVTRSVREVERNQE encoded by the coding sequence ATGCACAGCGACATCGTAACCTCAAGCGCTGAGCCAAAGATTACGCCAACGCTAACAGCCACTCAATATTACGAACAGGTAGAGCAGCAGTTTATTCAACTGCTAGAAATGGAAGATCTCGATCGAAAGCTGACTGCACAGCCTCAAATCGCGACTGAGTTTGAAAAAGCGATCGCCACGGCAATTGAGACGGCTTATTTAGCTGATTTAAAAATATCTAGTGATGATGCAGCACATCTGTTTCTCCAGCGCGTACTTTATCGCATCAATCGGCTAAAACTATTTTGGTATGACGATTTGCGGCGCTACACTAACGAGCGATCGCCTTACTTAAGTAAGGTACGCGATCGAATTGAGGAAGTTTGGCAGCAGTGGGAATTGAGCCAATTCGATCTCGTTACGTTTCAAGGCATAGATATCAGACAAGCACTACTCGATCGCGTCGCTGTCGATCTCGAACCACCATTGTCTGACGATGCTCGGTACTTTCGCGATCGCGTCGGTGAAGCAGGCTACCGTCGTCTGTTGGCGATCGCTTCTTTAGATGGATTAGTAGAAGCAAGCCAGCTATCCCGCACTCTGGGAGGCGTGGCAAATGAAGTGCATTCGGTGTTGACAAGATTGCTCGTAGAAGAATACGGCGGCGGTCGCTTGGCGCGCAAGCACTCTTCCCACTTCACAACAATGCTTGAGGCGCTGGAGATGCAAACTCAACCAGAGGCATATTTCGATCTCGTGCCTTGGGAGTTGCTAGCAAGCATTAATCACAGTTTCTTGCTTACCGAGCGCAAGCGTTATTTTCTGCGTTACATTGGTGGGTTGCTTTACGGAGAGCTTTCCGTGCCAGCGGGATTTCGCAACTACCGAGCTGCTGGCGAACGACTGGGACTATCAGCAAACGCCATGAGCTATTGGGATCTGCATATTAAGGTAGACGAATTGCACGGACGCTGGATGTTAGATGATGTTGCCTTACCATTAATATCTCAGTATTCTCATGATGCTTGGGAGATGGTACTAGGATACGACCAGCAAAAGTTCTTGAGCGATCGCGCAGGCGCAGCTGTAACGCGATCGGTACGGGAAGTAGAGCGAAATCAGGAATGA
- a CDS encoding SAM-dependent methyltransferase, which produces MLTSPQALQNIFFCPEESNFYSHCIETLVLKNCSNSESIIEFGSGDGSPVIQSLLRTKFNGIVHGFELNNLACQEANSKVEAYELSDKYKIDNRCFFDATKPQAKYLISNPPYLPALDNKLLQPLLHGGIDGITITQKLLTLNYENVLVMVSSYSDPVGLINYAIAEGYSVSNFIVSPLKFGYYSSEQKVKNRIQELQKDNRAFCSGNIYLLAGVLFTKKRSCKVDLSTEFSRLMTCL; this is translated from the coding sequence ATGCTTACCTCACCCCAAGCCTTACAAAACATTTTCTTTTGTCCAGAAGAATCTAATTTTTATTCACATTGTATAGAAACTTTAGTTTTAAAAAATTGTTCTAATTCAGAATCAATTATAGAATTTGGTTCGGGCGATGGTAGCCCTGTTATTCAGTCACTACTGAGAACAAAGTTCAACGGAATTGTACATGGATTTGAGTTAAATAATCTAGCTTGTCAGGAGGCGAATTCAAAAGTTGAAGCATACGAACTCAGCGATAAGTATAAAATAGATAATCGCTGCTTTTTTGATGCTACTAAACCACAGGCTAAATATCTGATTTCAAACCCCCCTTATCTACCAGCATTGGATAACAAGCTTTTGCAACCTTTATTACATGGTGGTATAGATGGAATTACCATCACTCAAAAGCTTTTGACATTAAATTACGAAAATGTCCTGGTTATGGTTTCTAGTTATTCCGATCCAGTTGGATTAATTAACTACGCGATCGCTGAAGGCTACTCTGTTAGTAATTTTATCGTTTCGCCTCTAAAATTTGGTTATTATAGTTCCGAGCAAAAGGTGAAAAATCGAATTCAAGAGCTACAAAAGGATAACAGAGCTTTTTGTTCGGGAAATATCTATCTTTTAGCAGGTGTTTTATTTACCAAGAAACGTAGTTGTAAAGTCGATTTATCTACAGAATTTTCTCGGTTGATGACTTGTTTGTAA
- a CDS encoding MFS transporter has translation MKISSPDSRLPTPDSRFHSRVSPWLFVPTLYFVEGVPYVIINNVSVIFYKQLGVDNTQIAFWTSFLYLPWVLKMFWGPIVDGYATKRKWTIYTQLTMVLCLLSLAFSLQSANSFVISLIILIIGAFISATHDIAADGFYMLALERDAQAFFVGIRSTFYRFATIFASGIVVFLAGQLEIKLENITLGWTIAIAISALIFAAIAIFHWFALPVPITDSEQKTSARAIVDFYRQTIQSYFSQQKILAVLAFILFYRFGEGMLVKISAPFLLDETAVGGLGLSTSEVGLVYGTIGTFALVLGGVIGGILIAELELKKIIWWMAIALNLPNLFYVYMAYTQPTITLVYVLVAIEQFGYGLGMAAYSVYLIYIAKEEYKTSHFAISTGIMALGMMLPGFISGYLQQVLGYPMFFVLICFLAIPGIFTLYFIPLDLEKCDK, from the coding sequence ATGAAAATTTCTTCCCCCGACTCCCGACTCCCGACTCCCGACTCCCGCTTTCATAGTCGAGTTTCCCCTTGGCTGTTTGTCCCGACGCTATATTTTGTTGAGGGTGTCCCTTACGTCATCATCAACAATGTTTCTGTAATTTTCTACAAACAACTAGGTGTAGACAATACTCAAATTGCTTTTTGGACGAGTTTTTTATACTTGCCTTGGGTATTAAAGATGTTTTGGGGACCCATTGTAGATGGCTACGCTACTAAAAGAAAGTGGACTATCTACACCCAATTAACTATGGTTCTCTGTTTGTTGAGTTTAGCTTTTTCATTGCAATCAGCTAATTCTTTTGTTATCTCTCTCATAATTCTAATAATTGGAGCGTTTATTTCAGCTACCCACGATATTGCTGCTGACGGTTTTTATATGTTAGCTCTCGAACGGGATGCACAAGCATTTTTTGTTGGCATTCGTTCGACGTTTTATCGATTTGCAACAATTTTTGCCTCTGGAATTGTTGTGTTTTTAGCGGGACAATTGGAAATTAAATTAGAAAATATAACATTAGGTTGGACGATCGCGATCGCCATTTCAGCTTTGATTTTTGCTGCGATCGCAATCTTTCACTGGTTCGCTTTACCTGTGCCAATTACCGATTCAGAACAAAAAACATCTGCAAGAGCAATCGTTGATTTTTACCGTCAAACGATTCAGTCATACTTCAGCCAACAGAAAATTCTGGCAGTTCTTGCTTTTATTCTGTTTTACAGATTTGGTGAGGGCATGCTAGTGAAAATATCTGCTCCTTTTTTGTTGGATGAAACTGCAGTTGGGGGGCTAGGGCTTTCTACTTCCGAGGTCGGATTAGTTTACGGAACTATCGGAACTTTTGCCTTGGTGTTAGGTGGAGTAATTGGTGGTATATTAATTGCTGAACTTGAGCTAAAGAAAATAATTTGGTGGATGGCGATCGCTCTAAATCTACCTAACTTATTTTATGTTTATATGGCTTACACTCAGCCTACAATTACATTAGTTTATGTATTAGTAGCTATAGAGCAATTTGGTTATGGATTGGGAATGGCAGCTTATAGCGTTTACTTAATTTATATTGCCAAGGAAGAATACAAAACCTCTCATTTTGCTATTTCTACAGGCATCATGGCTTTGGGAATGATGCTCCCTGGATTCATCAGCGGCTATCTTCAGCAAGTTTTAGGCTATCCCATGTTTTTTGTTTTGATATGTTTTCTAGCAATCCCAGGCATATTCACCCTTTATTTTATTCCTCTAGATTTAGAAAAATGTGATAAATAA